From the genome of Vicia villosa cultivar HV-30 ecotype Madison, WI linkage group LG2, Vvil1.0, whole genome shotgun sequence, one region includes:
- the LOC131648999 gene encoding uncharacterized protein LOC131648999, translating to MSERENWTQVRSRRRRVRELGHDKTDRNTGIYNGITTCYVENIPEDINEKEMERKFTRWGKVVDVYIANRRNKRGRLFGFVRFEGVEDQQRLENQLRNIWFGSYKSWVNISKFERKTWMEVRDKKVRRDNTLSRQKEGNRSREVWCKHRAGRAEGIIKEGISYADAIKNKGSNKFTSEDYYRRRNEAKDLQRVDSQMCVGISISVSEEEMLWAKRGYVGCVRNVEEIQSLQQRMFDEGINTIKVIPLGGEKVFLNLDEEEDFSVLVKESNHLFNRWFSVVRAWESRDVSAARFIWCRIYGVPVHAWRKKVFSIISNSLGRLIKVDAPTENMERLDIARVLIRTPLLEFINKTKRVQINNEIFTIRITEEICEG from the coding sequence ATGAGCGAGAGAGAAAATTGGACTCAAGTGAGGTCGCGGAGGAGGAGAGTTAGAGAGCTGGGTCACGATAAGACTGACAGAAATACAGGGATCTATAATGGAATCACAACATGCTACGTAGAGAATATTCCGGAGGACATTAACGAGAAAGAGATGGAGAGAAAGTTCACTAGATGGGGAAAAGTGGTAGATGTGTATATTGCAAACAGAAGAAACAAGAGGGGAAGATTATTTGGGTTTGTTAGATTTGAGGGAGTGGAGGATCAACAACGGTTAGAGAACCAACTCAGAAATATTTGGTTCGGGTCGTATAAATCATGGGTAAACATTTCAAAATTTGAAAGAAAGACATGGATGGAGGTCAGGGATAAGAAAGTAAGAAGAGATAATACATTATCCAGGCAAAAAGAAGGTAACAGAAGTAGAGAAGTTTGGTGCAAGCATAGAGCTGGGAGGGCAGAAGGCATAATAAAGGAAGGAATTTCGTACGCAGATGCCATCAAAAATAAAGGTAGCAATAAGTTTACATCAGAAGACTATTACAGACGTCGTAACGAAGCTAAAGATTTACAAAGGGTAGATTCACAAATGTGTGTCGGGATTTCAATATCAGTTTCTGAAGAAGAGATGCTATGGGCAAAAAGAGGTTATGTAGGGTGTGTCCGCAACGTAGAGGAGATTCAAAGTCTGCAACAACGCATGTTTGACGAAGGCATTAACACAATCAAAGTCATTCCTTTGGGTGGAGAAAAAGTTTTCTTAAATTTAGACGAAGAAGAAGACTTCAGCGTTTTAGTGAAGGAATCAAATCACTTATTCAATAGGTGGTTCAGTGTGGTTAGAGCTTGGGAGTCTAGAGACGTGTCGGCGGCGAGATTCATATGGTGTCGTATATACGGTGTACCGGTACATGCGTGGAGGAAAAAAGTATTTTCAATTATATCCAACTCACTTGGAAGGCTAATAAAGGTTGATGCTCCAACAGAAAATATGGAAAGACTGGATATAGCCCGAGTACTGATTCGCACGCCGCTCTTAGAATTCATTAACAAGACTAAAAGAGTGCAGATAAACAATGAGATCTTCACTATTCGAATAACAGAGGAgatttgtgaaggatag